GCGCTTCCATCAAGTGTCTGAGGGTCAGGCCCAGGGCGCGGGAGATCCGGAGCAAGAAGGGGCGGAGCGTGCGGGCCAGGCTGCCACTGCGGCCCGGGCCCGGGGAGCAGGCCGAGCGGAGCCTCcttggcgggggcggcggcggcggcggcggcagcagtGGCGGGGGCTCCACCAAGCAGCCCTGCAAGCAGCGGGGGAAGAGGCCGCTGAAGGAGATCGCGCGGAGGGAGCCGGGCGCCGGGCGGGAGGAGGGCCGCGACCCACACGCCGAGAGCAGGGGCGACAGGCGCTACAAGGAGGAGCCCCTGTGGTACACGGAGCCCATCACCGAGTACTTCGTGCCCCTGAGCAGAAAAAGCAAACTCGAGACCACGTACCGCGGCAGGCCGGAGCCCAGCGACCCCGCGGCGGCCGCGGTGGAAGAGCTGGCCGAGTCGGTGCACGGCCTCCACAGAACATACCTCGCGGCGGGCACCTTCATCAACGGCCACTTTGTGGAGATGCCCGCAGTTTTCGACGAGGACATCGACCTCTCGGGGCCCTCCCTCTGTTCTCTGCCCGAGGATGATAAGTACCTGGATGACATTCATCTGTCAGAATTCACACACTTCTATGAAGTGGACATTGACCAATCCATGTTGGATCCCGGTGCCTCAGAAGCGACGCAGGGAGGAAGTCGGATCCTGAATATGATCCGGCAGAAGAGCCAGGAGCGGGCGGACCTCGAGGCGGAATGCTGCATCGTGTTGGACGGGGTGGGGTTGCCAGGGCAACGTGCAATATGGACCGACTCTCCCAGGCCTCTGGGTGCCGAGGGCTTCTTCCTGAGGGACCTCGGCCACCTGGCGCAGTTCTGGGAGTGCTGCTCGTCCAGCTCGGGCGACGGCGACGGCGAGAGCTTCGCGGGGGAGTCCCCGACCCTCCTCTCTCCCGCCTCCGACGGCACAGTGCTCGACCCGCACCTGCTGGCCGGCGATCAAGAGCTCTTTTCAGATATTCATGAAGGATCGGGTGTGAACTCTGGCTTTTCAGTGTTTGAAGTGCAATGCGGTGATTCTGTTTTACCATTTTCTTTTGAAACACTCAACTTGGGAGACGACAGTGCGGATTCTAGTGCTAACACGCTTGGGAAGACACAGTCTCGCTTGCTGATCTGGACCAAAAACAGTGCCTTCGAAGAAAACGAACATTGCTCCAATCTTTCCACGAGGACTTGTAGTCCGTGGTCCCATTCAGAAGAAACGCGTTCAGACAACGAGACGTTGAATATTCAGTTTGAAGAATCCACGCAGTTCAACGCCGCCGAGGAGATTAATTATGTAGTCCCTAGAGTCTCGTCCAATTACGTAGATGAAGAACTTCTAGATTTTTTGCAAGATGAAACTTGCCAGCAGACCAGTAGGACTTTAGGAGAAATGCCCACATTAGTTTTCACAAAAAAATCGAAACTCGAGTCTGTCTGTGGTATCCCGCTAGAGCAGCAGCCAGAGCCCGAGGCCTTCGAGACTGCCCAGGCGTGTGAGGATCAGAGCCCTCACGGAGAAGGCTACAGCTCGGGGGGCATGCAGGATATCTGGGCGAAGGTGGCGGGTCGAGGCTCTGTGGCCGTGGTGGAGGTGGACAGGATCGGCGAGGAGCTGTTCTCAACAGACGTGAGTGACTACTGCTGCTGCCTGCACGCGGAGGCCAAGATGGAGCCCCTCCATGAGCCCCACAAGGCCGTGCAGAGGTCCGAGTACCACCTGTGGGAGGGGCAAGAGAACCCGGACAAGAGCGCTTTCGCGGCCGGCGAGCTGTCGAAGGTGGACGGAGGCGACTACACCACCCCGTCTAAGCCTTGGGACGCAGCCCAAGATAAAGAGAACACGTTCCTCCTGGGGGGCGTGTACGGAGAGTTCCAGACCTTTAGCAGCGACGGGGAGTGGGCGGTCGTGCCCCCGAGCCACGCCAGGGGAAGCTTGCTGCAGTGTGCGGCCTCCGACGTGGTGACCATCGCGGGCACGGACGTCTTCATGACCCCGGGCAACAGTTTCGCCCCCGGCCACAGGCAGCTGTGGAAACCCTTTGTGTCATTTGAGCAGAACGATCAGCCCAAGAGCGGGGAGAGTGGGTTCAATAAGGGCTTCTCTTTTATCTTCCGTGAAGACTTCCTAGGAGCCTGTGGTAACTTCCAGGTCGAGGACCCGGGGCTAGAATATTCGCTCTCTTCCTTAGACCTGAGCAACCCGTTGTCGCAGGTTCTCCACGTCGAGTGTTCCTTTGAGCCCGAAGGCATCGCCTCCTTCAGCCCTGGTTTTAAACCCAAGTCCATCCTCTGCTCGGACTCAGACAGTGACGTTTTCCACCCCCGGGTCTGCGGCGCCGACCGGACGCAGTACAGGGCCATCCGGATCTCGCCCCGGACTCACTTCCGCCCCATCTCCGCGTCCGAGGTGTCCCCGGGAGGAGGGAGCGAGTCGGAGTTGGAGTCTGAGAAAGACGACGTGGCCGTCCCCACCCCTTCTCAGGGTCTCGCGTGCGGAGACCCCCAGGCCGACCTCGGGCCGCTGGAAGAGGACGCGGAGACGACGGAAGGCCATTACTACGGGAAGTCGGAGCTCGAGTCTGGGAAGTTCCTTCCCAGGTTGAGAAAGTCTGGGATGGAGAAGAGCGCTCAGACGTCGCTCGACTCCCAGGAGGACGCCGCGGGGCTCCTGGcgctggggaagcagagcccgTGTTTGGAGTGCGGCCTGGGCGCGGCGCTGGCCCCGGAGTCAGAAAGCTCAGAGGCCGGTCGTCGGATCGTGGCGCGGTGCGAGGAAGAAACGGGCAACTTCTGCGGCTGCCACGCGGGCTGCCAGTTCCCGGTGTGCGAGGACAACCCGGTTTCTTCAGGACGGCCGGAAgaggtacgtgtgtgtgtgtgtgtgtgtgtgtgtgtgtgtctgtgtctgtgtgtatctgtgtgtgtgtgtctgtatgtgtgtgtatctgtgtgtgtgtctgtgtatctgtgtgtgtctgtgtgtgtgtgtgtatctgtgtgtgtgtctgtatgtgtgtgtgtgtgtctgtgtgtgtgtctatctgtgtgtgtatctgtgtgtgtgtctgtgtgtgtgtgtctgtgtgtatctgtgtgtgtgtgtctgtgtgtgtgtgtctgtgtgtgtctgtgtatctgtgtgtgtatctgtgtgtgtgtgtctgtgtatctgtgtgtgtgtctgtgtgtgtgtatctgtgtgtgtgtctgtgtgtgtctgtgtatctgtgtgtgtgtctgtgtgtgtgtctgtgtgtgtgtgtctgtgtgtgtgtatctgtgtgtgtgtctgtgtgtgtgtatctgtgtgtgtatctgtgtgtgtgtgtctgtgtatctgtgtgtgtgtctgtgtgtgtgtatctgtgtgtgtgtgtgtgtctgtgtatctgtgtgtgtatctgtgtgtgtgtgtctgtgcatctgtgtgtgtgtgtctgtgtgtgtgtctgtgtgtgtgtctgtgtgtccgtcCAGCAGTGCGAGGCAGGCTGGAGTCCGTGGGGACAAGCTCACTCTGGATCGCATCACTCTCGTGGTCTCTCACATCAGACCCTGAGGTGACCGGAAGTGTGTCAGTGTGAGGTAGAGGTTTTCTGTAGCAAAAGGTGTTTTGAAAAAATAGGTGACAGACGTGAGGCTCTCCCGTGTGGCCTGCGGTGCACGTGCCGTGCACCGGACACTCCCGGAGTCCCGGTGCTCTGCAGAAGGAACGGGAGGGATGTGTCTAGAACGCTGGCCATCTTAGTGAGACGGATGTTCTCCATGTGAAAGGTGGCCTGTGGCCTGTGCTCAGGGTCGGGGGGCCTGGGGGTCGGTGCCAGGACGGCTCAGGGTCCCCTTGGCGTCGGCCTGCCAGGAGCCTCAGAGCCATGTGCCCCCTGCCCCTTCCGaccccccccgcacccccccgCCCCGCCACGCGCCCCTCCGCCTCCTGGCACGGCCATGCGTCCGTCGTGTCGCTGGAGTCAGAGTCGGGCGGCCGCCAGGTGCCGCGTCGCGTCCCGGTCCCTCGATCCCCCGGGCGCAGAGCGGTCAGAGGGGCACCGGGCACCACAAGGTGCGCCCCTACCCGTCACACTACCTGCCGGTCTTGGGgggctcctctcccttcccctcgaGTGACGACGGGCATGGGGGGCACGTCCGCAAGTGGGCTGCCCCGCCCGGCCCCCGCGCCCCCCACCGCCCCCCACCACCCGCGGCCCTCGGTGAACGATCAGATCGGATCGCCGGCTCTTGTGGTCCGAGTCCGGGTCCGGGTCCGGGTCCGCCCCTCCCCGGCCCGCTGTGCCCCCGC
Above is a window of Erinaceus europaeus chromosome 3, mEriEur2.1, whole genome shotgun sequence DNA encoding:
- the KIAA0232 gene encoding uncharacterized protein KIAA0232 homolog isoform X1; this encodes MRPVCAVALDGLPPDSSPSSCSCPGPGPLPDMSLLHALGPVQTWLGQELEKCGIDAVIYTRYVLSLLLHDSGDIDLQEQDNDVFLGWEKGAYKKWAKSKKKCSDLTLEEMKKQAAVQCLRSASDESSGIETLVEELCSRLKDLQSQQEEKHHKKLEESPSPEPELSPPAKDQVEMYYEAFPPLSEKPVCLQEIMTVWNKSKVCSYSSSSSSSTAPAASTDTPSPEDGHSEGEAGRERSAAAPPSVRERVLSRGQRDKENKFRNGAPEERPALYRRQSRHRPEGKSRPRSWSSGSSEAGSSSSGNRGDLSASIKCLRVRPRAREIRSKKGRSVRARLPLRPGPGEQAERSLLGGGGGGGGGSSGGGSTKQPCKQRGKRPLKEIARREPGAGREEGRDPHAESRGDRRYKEEPLWYTEPITEYFVPLSRKSKLETTYRGRPEPSDPAAAAVEELAESVHGLHRTYLAAGTFINGHFVEMPAVFDEDIDLSGPSLCSLPEDDKYLDDIHLSEFTHFYEVDIDQSMLDPGASEATQGGSRILNMIRQKSQERADLEAECCIVLDGVGLPGQRAIWTDSPRPLGAEGFFLRDLGHLAQFWECCSSSSGDGDGESFAGESPTLLSPASDGTVLDPHLLAGDQELFSDIHEGSGVNSGFSVFEVQCGDSVLPFSFETLNLGDDSADSSANTLGKTQSRLLIWTKNSAFEENEHCSNLSTRTCSPWSHSEETRSDNETLNIQFEESTQFNAAEEINYVVPRVSSNYVDEELLDFLQDETCQQTSRTLGEMPTLVFTKKSKLESVCGIPLEQQPEPEAFETAQACEDQSPHGEGYSSGGMQDIWAKVAGRGSVAVVEVDRIGEELFSTDVSDYCCCLHAEAKMEPLHEPHKAVQRSEYHLWEGQENPDKSAFAAGELSKVDGGDYTTPSKPWDAAQDKENTFLLGGVYGEFQTFSSDGEWAVVPPSHARGSLLQCAASDVVTIAGTDVFMTPGNSFAPGHRQLWKPFVSFEQNDQPKSGESGFNKGFSFIFREDFLGACGNFQVEDPGLEYSLSSLDLSNPLSQVLHVECSFEPEGIASFSPGFKPKSILCSDSDSDVFHPRVCGADRTQYRAIRISPRTHFRPISASEVSPGGGSESELESEKDDVAVPTPSQGLACGDPQADLGPLEEDAETTEGHYYGKSELESGKFLPRLRKSGMEKSAQTSLDSQEDAAGLLALGKQSPCLECGLGAALAPESESSEAGRRIVARCEEETGNFCGCHAGCQFPVCEDNPVSSGRPEEPPALSTALSTEGQGGPDPRLREQSWWEEAAGSPRFPASECEGERGSDRHPQAEGEGDSGRSQPRRVDLNRVSSVCEARCAPGRSSGARPGGGGGGGEMGSEGAAEWAGRRQDGLFSRTQL
- the KIAA0232 gene encoding uncharacterized protein KIAA0232 homolog isoform X4, whose translation is MRPVCAVALDGLPPDSSPSSCSCPGPGPLPDMSLLHALGPVQTWLGQELEKCGIDAVIYTRYVLSLLLHDSGDIDLQEQDNDVFLGWEKGAYKKWAKSKKKCSDLTLEEMKKQAAVQCLRSASDESSGIETLVEELCSRLKDLQSQQEEKHHKKLEESPSPEPELSPPAKDQVEMYYEAFPPLSEKPVCLQEIMTVWNKSKVCSYSSSSSSSTAPAASTDTPSPEDGHSEGEAGRERSAAAPPSVRERVLSRGQRDKENKFRNGAPEERPALYRRQSRHRPEGKSRPRSWSSGSSEAGSSSSGNRGDLSASIKCLRVRPRAREIRSKKGRSVRARLPLRPGPGEQAERSLLGGGGGGGGGSSGGGSTKQPCKQRGKRPLKEIARREPGAGREEGRDPHAESRGDRRYKEEPLWYTEPITEYFVPLSRKSKLETTYRGRPEPSDPAAAAVEELAESVHGLHRTYLAAGTFINGHFVEMPAVFDEDIDLSGPSLCSLPEDDKYLDDIHLSEFTHFYEVDIDQSMLDPGASEATQGGSRILNMIRQKSQERADLEAECCIVLDGVGLPGQRAIWTDSPRPLGAEGFFLRDLGHLAQFWECCSSSSGDGDGESFAGESPTLLSPASDGTVLDPHLLAGDQELFSDIHEGSGVNSGFSVFEVQCGDSVLPFSFETLNLGDDSADSSANTLGKTQSRLLIWTKNSAFEENEHCSNLSTRTCSPWSHSEETRSDNETLNIQFEESTQFNAAEEINYVVPRVSSNYVDEELLDFLQDETCQQTSRTLGEMPTLVFTKKSKLESVCGIPLEQQPEPEAFETAQACEDQSPHGEGYSSGGMQDIWAKVAGRGSVAVVEVDRIGEELFSTDVSDYCCCLHAEAKMEPLHEPHKAVQRSEYHLWEGQENPDKSAFAAGELSKVDGGDYTTPSKPWDAAQDKENTFLLGGVYGEFQTFSSDGEWAVVPPSHARGSLLQCAASDVVTIAGTDVFMTPGNSFAPGHRQLWKPFVSFEQNDQPKSGESGFNKGFSFIFREDFLGACGNFQVEDPGLEYSLSSLDLSNPLSQVLHVECSFEPEGIASFSPGFKPKSILCSDSDSDVFHPRVCGADRTQYRAIRISPRTHFRPISASEVSPGGGSESELESEKDDVAVPTPSQGLACGDPQADLGPLEEDAETTEGHYYGKSELESGKFLPRLRKSGMEKSAQTSLDSQEDAAGLLALGKQSPCLECGLGAALAPESESSEAGRRIVARCEEETGNFCGCHAGCQFPVCEDNPVSSGRPEEPPALSTALSTEGQGGPDPRLREQSWWEEAAGSPRFPASECEGDAPWTR
- the KIAA0232 gene encoding uncharacterized protein KIAA0232 homolog isoform X6, encoding MRPVCAVALDGLPPDSSPSSCSCPGPGPLPDMSLLHALGPVQTWLGQELEKCGIDAVIYTRYVLSLLLHDSGDIDLQEQDNDVFLGWEKGAYKKWAKSKKKCSDLTLEEMKKQAAVQCLRSASDESSGIETLVEELCSRLKDLQSQQEEKHHKKLEESPSPEPELSPPAKDQVEMYYEAFPPLSEKPVCLQEIMTVWNKSKVCSYSSSSSSSTAPAASTDTPSPEDGHSEGEAGRERSAAAPPSVRERVLSRGQRDKENKFRNGAPEERPALYRRQSRHRPEGKSRPRSWSSGSSEAGSSSSGNRGDLSASIKCLRVRPRAREIRSKKGRSVRARLPLRPGPGEQAERSLLGGGGGGGGGSSGGGSTKQPCKQRGKRPLKEIARREPGAGREEGRDPHAESRGDRRYKEEPLWYTEPITEYFVPLSRKSKLETTYRGRPEPSDPAAAAVEELAESVHGLHRTYLAAGTFINGHFVEMPAVFDEDIDLSGPSLCSLPEDDKYLDDIHLSEFTHFYEVDIDQSMLDPGASEATQGGSRILNMIRQKSQERADLEAECCIVLDGVGLPGQRAIWTDSPRPLGAEGFFLRDLGHLAQFWECCSSSSGDGDGESFAGESPTLLSPASDGTVLDPHLLAGDQELFSDIHEGSGVNSGFSVFEVQCGDSVLPFSFETLNLGDDSADSSANTLGKTQSRLLIWTKNSAFEENEHCSNLSTRTCSPWSHSEETRSDNETLNIQFEESTQFNAAEEINYVVPRVSSNYVDEELLDFLQDETCQQTSRTLGEMPTLVFTKKSKLESVCGIPLEQQPEPEAFETAQACEDQSPHGEGYSSGGMQDIWAKVAGRGSVAVVEVDRIGEELFSTDVSDYCCCLHAEAKMEPLHEPHKAVQRSEYHLWEGQENPDKSAFAAGELSKVDGGDYTTPSKPWDAAQDKENTFLLGGVYGEFQTFSSDGEWAVVPPSHARGSLLQCAASDVVTIAGTDVFMTPGNSFAPGHRQLWKPFVSFEQNDQPKSGESGFNKGFSFIFREDFLGACGNFQVEDPGLEYSLSSLDLSNPLSQVLHVECSFEPEGIASFSPGFKPKSILCSDSDSDVFHPRVCGADRTQYRAIRISPRTHFRPISASEVSPGGGSESELESEKDDVAVPTPSQGLACGDPQADLGPLEEDAETTEGHYYGKSELESGKFLPRLRKSGMEKSAQTSLDSQEDAAGLLALGKQSPCLECGLGAALAPESESSEAGRRIVARCEEETGNFCGCHAGCQFPVCEDNPVSSGRPEETPPGHDD
- the KIAA0232 gene encoding uncharacterized protein KIAA0232 homolog isoform X3, whose amino-acid sequence is MRPVCAVALDGLPPDSSPSSCSCPGPGPLPDMSLLHALGPVQTWLGQELEKCGIDAVIYTRYVLSLLLHDSGDIDLQEQDNDVFLGWEKGAYKKWAKSKKKCSDLTLEEMKKQAAVQCLRSASDESSGIETLVEELCSRLKDLQSQQEEKHHKKLEESPSPEPELSPPAKDQVEMYYEAFPPLSEKPVCLQEIMTVWNKSKVCSYSSSSSSSTAPAASTDTPSPEDGHSEGEAGRERSAAAPPSVRERVLSRGQRDKENKFRNGAPEERPALYRRQSRHRPEGKSRPRSWSSGSSEAGSSSSGNRGDLSASIKCLRVRPRAREIRSKKGRSVRARLPLRPGPGEQAERSLLGGGGGGGGGSSGGGSTKQPCKQRGKRPLKEIARREPGAGREEGRDPHAESRGDRRYKEEPLWYTEPITEYFVPLSRKSKLETTYRGRPEPSDPAAAAVEELAESVHGLHRTYLAAGTFINGHFVEMPAVFDEDIDLSGPSLCSLPEDDKYLDDIHLSEFTHFYEVDIDQSMLDPGASEATQGGSRILNMIRQKSQERADLEAECCIVLDGVGLPGQRAIWTDSPRPLGAEGFFLRDLGHLAQFWECCSSSSGDGDGESFAGESPTLLSPASDGTVLDPHLLAGDQELFSDIHEGSGVNSGFSVFEVQCGDSVLPFSFETLNLGDDSADSSANTLGKTQSRLLIWTKNSAFEENEHCSNLSTRTCSPWSHSEETRSDNETLNIQFEESTQFNAAEEINYVVPRVSSNYVDEELLDFLQDETCQQTSRTLGEMPTLVFTKKSKLESVCGIPLEQQPEPEAFETAQACEDQSPHGEGYSSGGMQDIWAKVAGRGSVAVVEVDRIGEELFSTDVSDYCCCLHAEAKMEPLHEPHKAVQRSEYHLWEGQENPDKSAFAAGELSKVDGGDYTTPSKPWDAAQDKENTFLLGGVYGEFQTFSSDGEWAVVPPSHARGSLLQCAASDVVTIAGTDVFMTPGNSFAPGHRQLWKPFVSFEQNDQPKSGESGFNKGFSFIFREDFLGACGNFQVEDPGLEYSLSSLDLSNPLSQVLHVECSFEPEGIASFSPGFKPKSILCSDSDSDVFHPRVCGADRTQYRAIRISPRTHFRPISASEVSPGGGSESELESEKDDVAVPTPSQGLACGDPQADLGPLEEDAETTEGHYYGKSELESGKFLPRLRKSGMEKSAQTSLDSQEDAAGLLALGKQSPCLECGLGAALAPESESSEAGRRIVARCEEETGNFCGCHAGCQFPVCEDNPVSSGRPEEPPALSTALSTEGQGGPDPRLREQSWWEEAAGSPRFPASECEGSGDCEEGD
- the KIAA0232 gene encoding uncharacterized protein KIAA0232 homolog isoform X5, which gives rise to MRPVCAVALDGLPPDSSPSSCSCPGPGPLPDMSLLHALGPVQTWLGQELEKCGIDAVIYTRYVLSLLLHDSGDIDLQEQDNDVFLGWEKGAYKKWAKSKKKCSDLTLEEMKKQAAVQCLRSASDESSGIETLVEELCSRLKDLQSQQEEKHHKKLEESPSPEPELSPPAKDQVEMYYEAFPPLSEKPVCLQEIMTVWNKSKVCSYSSSSSSSTAPAASTDTPSPEDGHSEGEAGRERSAAAPPSVRERVLSRGQRDKENKFRNGAPEERPALYRRQSRHRPEGKSRPRSWSSGSSEAGSSSSGNRGDLSASIKCLRVRPRAREIRSKKGRSVRARLPLRPGPGEQAERSLLGGGGGGGGGSSGGGSTKQPCKQRGKRPLKEIARREPGAGREEGRDPHAESRGDRRYKEEPLWYTEPITEYFVPLSRKSKLETTYRGRPEPSDPAAAAVEELAESVHGLHRTYLAAGTFINGHFVEMPAVFDEDIDLSGPSLCSLPEDDKYLDDIHLSEFTHFYEVDIDQSMLDPGASEATQGGSRILNMIRQKSQERADLEAECCIVLDGVGLPGQRAIWTDSPRPLGAEGFFLRDLGHLAQFWECCSSSSGDGDGESFAGESPTLLSPASDGTVLDPHLLAGDQELFSDIHEGSGVNSGFSVFEVQCGDSVLPFSFETLNLGDDSADSSANTLGKTQSRLLIWTKNSAFEENEHCSNLSTRTCSPWSHSEETRSDNETLNIQFEESTQFNAAEEINYVVPRVSSNYVDEELLDFLQDETCQQTSRTLGEMPTLVFTKKSKLESVCGIPLEQQPEPEAFETAQACEDQSPHGEGYSSGGMQDIWAKVAGRGSVAVVEVDRIGEELFSTDVSDYCCCLHAEAKMEPLHEPHKAVQRSEYHLWEGQENPDKSAFAAGELSKVDGGDYTTPSKPWDAAQDKENTFLLGGVYGEFQTFSSDGEWAVVPPSHARGSLLQCAASDVVTIAGTDVFMTPGNSFAPGHRQLWKPFVSFEQNDQPKSGESGFNKGFSFIFREDFLGACGNFQVEDPGLEYSLSSLDLSNPLSQVLHVECSFEPEGIASFSPGFKPKSILCSDSDSDVFHPRVCGADRTQYRAIRISPRTHFRPISASEVSPGGGSESELESEKDDVAVPTPSQGLACGDPQADLGPLEEDAETTEGHYYGKSELESGKFLPRLRKSGMEKSAQTSLDSQEDAAGLLALGKQSPCLECGLGAALAPESESSEAGRRIVARCEEETGNFCGCHAGCQFPVCEDNPVSSGRPEEPPALSTALSTEGQGGPDPRLREQSWWEEAAGSPRFPASECEDAPWTR
- the KIAA0232 gene encoding uncharacterized protein KIAA0232 homolog isoform X2, which translates into the protein MRPVCAVALDGLPPDSSPSSCSCPGPGPLPDMSLLHALGPVQTWLGQELEKCGIDAVIYTRYVLSLLLHDSGDIDLQEQDNDVFLGWEKGAYKKWAKSKKKCSDLTLEEMKKQAAVQCLRSASDESSGIETLVEELCSRLKDLQSQQEEKHHKKLEESPSPEPELSPPAKDQVEMYYEAFPPLSEKPVCLQEIMTVWNKSKVCSYSSSSSSSTAPAASTDTPSPEDGHSEGEAGRERSAAAPPSVRERVLSRGQRDKENKFRNGAPEERPALYRRQSRHRPEGKSRPRSWSSGSSEAGSSSSGNRGDLSASIKCLRVRPRAREIRSKKGRSVRARLPLRPGPGEQAERSLLGGGGGGGGGSSGGGSTKQPCKQRGKRPLKEIARREPGAGREEGRDPHAESRGDRRYKEEPLWYTEPITEYFVPLSRKSKLETTYRGRPEPSDPAAAAVEELAESVHGLHRTYLAAGTFINGHFVEMPAVFDEDIDLSGPSLCSLPEDDKYLDDIHLSEFTHFYEVDIDQSMLDPGASEATQGGSRILNMIRQKSQERADLEAECCIVLDGVGLPGQRAIWTDSPRPLGAEGFFLRDLGHLAQFWECCSSSSGDGDGESFAGESPTLLSPASDGTVLDPHLLAGDQELFSDIHEGSGVNSGFSVFEVQCGDSVLPFSFETLNLGDDSADSSANTLGKTQSRLLIWTKNSAFEENEHCSNLSTRTCSPWSHSEETRSDNETLNIQFEESTQFNAAEEINYVVPRVSSNYVDEELLDFLQDETCQQTSRTLGEMPTLVFTKKSKLESVCGIPLEQQPEPEAFETAQACEDQSPHGEGYSSGGMQDIWAKVAGRGSVAVVEVDRIGEELFSTDVSDYCCCLHAEAKMEPLHEPHKAVQRSEYHLWEGQENPDKSAFAAGELSKVDGGDYTTPSKPWDAAQDKENTFLLGGVYGEFQTFSSDGEWAVVPPSHARGSLLQCAASDVVTIAGTDVFMTPGNSFAPGHRQLWKPFVSFEQNDQPKSGESGFNKGFSFIFREDFLGACGNFQVEDPGLEYSLSSLDLSNPLSQVLHVECSFEPEGIASFSPGFKPKSILCSDSDSDVFHPRVCGADRTQYRAIRISPRTHFRPISASEVSPGGGSESELESEKDDVAVPTPSQGLACGDPQADLGPLEEDAETTEGHYYGKSELESGKFLPRLRKSGMEKSAQTSLDSQEDAAGLLALGKQSPCLECGLGAALAPESESSEAGRRIVARCEEETGNFCGCHAGCQFPVCEDNPVSSGRPEEPPALSTALSTEGQGGPDPRLREQSWWEEAAGSPRFPASECEERGSDRHPQAEGEGDSGRSQPRRVDLNRVSSVCEARCAPGRSSGARPGGGGGGGEMGSEGAAEWAGRRQDGLFSRTQL